Sequence from the Longimicrobium sp. genome:
TGCTCTGGTCGATGGCCTCGGCTCTCGTCCGCGGCCCGCGCCCGGGCGACGTCAACCAGTCGGTGATGGAGTTGGGCGCCACGGTCTGCGTGCCCCGGAACCCGCGGTGCGGCGACTGCCCGGTGCGCGAATTCTGCGGCGCCTTTGCCGCGGGCACGCAAAACGAGCGGCCCGCCCGCAAGAAGGCGAAGCCGCTCCCGCACGAGGATACCGCCGTTCCCGTCATCGAGCGTGACGGCCGGGTGCTGCTGGTGCGCCGGCCCGTGGCTGCGCGGCTGGGCGGCATGTGGGCCTTTCCCGCGGCCATCCGCGCCGATGGCGAGTCCGTCTCGGCAGCGGCGGAGCGCGCCGGCCTCGAGGGGCTAGGCATCGAGATCCGCGCAGGCGAGCCGGTCTGCGTCGTCGAGCACACCTTCACGCACGTCCGCGCAACCTATCACGCCATCCGCTGCTCTCATGTCGACGGTGATCCGCGCGCCCTGCTGTACGACGAGGTCGCCTGGATCCCCTGGGAGCGCGTAGCGGACTATGCGCTGCCCGTCGCCCAGCGGCGCATCGCGGCGCTCGCCGACGAATCGACGCTGTTCAAGCGGCCCCCGGCGTGAGCGGGTACACCCGCTGCTCGAAGCGCGGAAAG
This genomic interval carries:
- the mutY gene encoding A/G-specific adenine glycosylase; the encoded protein is MLPPDLRPRLLAWYDAHRRDLPWRSAPGEAADPYRVWLSEVMLQQTRVETVRPYFERWLQRFPTVAALAEASLDDVLKAWEGLGYYSRARNFHRAAGLVHQQHGGHVPGDPDAFRALPGVGRYTAGAVMSIAFGREEPVVDGNVRRVFARLMDDADPADEMLWSMASALVRGPRPGDVNQSVMELGATVCVPRNPRCGDCPVREFCGAFAAGTQNERPARKKAKPLPHEDTAVPVIERDGRVLLVRRPVAARLGGMWAFPAAIRADGESVSAAAERAGLEGLGIEIRAGEPVCVVEHTFTHVRATYHAIRCSHVDGDPRALLYDEVAWIPWERVADYALPVAQRRIAALADESTLFKRPPA